In Sphingobium sp. Z007, one DNA window encodes the following:
- the nrdR gene encoding transcriptional regulator NrdR, which yields MRCPFCAHEDSQVKDSRPTEDGAAIRRRRQCEACAARFTTFERIQLRDIWVVKSEGRKEAFERDKLARSIGIACRKRPIDPSRLEKLISGIQRQLETSGDSEVPARAIGEMVMEGLKRLDSVAYIRFASVYKDFTDAKDFEEFAGTVKEVGRE from the coding sequence ATGCGCTGCCCCTTCTGCGCCCATGAAGACAGCCAGGTGAAGGATAGCCGGCCGACGGAGGATGGCGCCGCCATTCGCCGCCGTCGCCAGTGCGAAGCCTGCGCCGCGCGCTTCACCACGTTCGAGCGCATCCAGTTGCGCGACATCTGGGTCGTGAAGAGCGAAGGGCGCAAGGAAGCGTTCGAGCGCGACAAGCTGGCCCGCTCGATCGGCATCGCCTGCCGCAAGCGGCCGATCGACCCCAGCCGCCTGGAAAAACTGATCTCCGGCATCCAGCGTCAGTTGGAAACCAGCGGCGACAGCGAAGTCCCCGCCCGCGCGATCGGCGAAATGGTGATGGAGGGTTTGAAGCGTCTCGACAGCGTCGCCTATATCCGCTTCGCCAGCGTCTATAAGGACTTCACCGACGCCAAGGATTTCGAGGAATTTGCAGGGACGGTGAAGGAAGTCGGGCGGGAGTGA